A region of Paraburkholderia sp. BL23I1N1 DNA encodes the following proteins:
- the rpmG gene encoding 50S ribosomal protein L33, whose amino-acid sequence MAKGARDKIKLESTAGTGHFYTTTKNKRNMPEKMLIKKFDPVVRKHVDYKETKIK is encoded by the coding sequence ATGGCGAAAGGCGCACGCGACAAGATCAAGCTGGAATCGACCGCAGGCACGGGTCACTTCTACACGACGACGAAGAACAAACGCAACATGCCGGAAAAGATGCTGATCAAGAAATTTGATCCGGTCGTCCGTAAGCACGTTGACTACAAGGAAACCAAGATTAAATAA
- the rpmB gene encoding 50S ribosomal protein L28: MARVCQVTGKAPMSGNNVSHANNKTKRRFLPNLQNRRIWVESENRWVRLRVSNAGLRLIDKNGIDAVLADLRARGEA; encoded by the coding sequence ATGGCACGCGTATGCCAAGTAACTGGGAAAGCGCCGATGAGCGGCAACAACGTTTCCCACGCGAACAACAAAACCAAGCGCCGGTTCCTCCCGAACCTGCAAAACCGCCGTATTTGGGTGGAAAGCGAAAACCGTTGGGTGCGTCTGCGCGTTTCGAACGCCGGCCTGCGCCTGATCGACAAGAACGGTATCGACGCTGTGCTCGCAGATCTGCGCGCACGCGGTGAAGCCTAA
- the radC gene encoding RadC family protein, whose product MADYACTMDEATLEAALPAPAAAGAAAPARVAPRACAAAGAGNGVGTSANVGTPPSRPLVRGKWLKNDMPRERLIEEGPGVLSDTEMIVLVLGSGLPGHDVFDVARSLLDRFGSLQAMLDATYSDLDGLRGIGPAKKAQLLAIMEMARRSLVDKLHDRSLMNSPEAVQDYLRIGGRTQEVFVSLFLDARHRLIRCEESARGTLTRMAVYPREIVRRALSLNAASLIVAHNHPSGAVRPSASDCRLTHTLREALALIDVRLIDHLVIGADNTYSFARAGWP is encoded by the coding sequence ATGGCTGACTACGCCTGTACGATGGACGAAGCGACACTCGAAGCGGCCTTGCCGGCGCCTGCCGCGGCCGGGGCCGCAGCCCCCGCTCGGGTGGCACCGCGCGCTTGCGCCGCAGCCGGGGCCGGCAATGGCGTTGGCACCAGCGCGAACGTCGGCACACCCCCGTCCCGCCCGCTTGTACGAGGTAAATGGCTTAAAAACGATATGCCACGCGAACGCCTGATCGAGGAAGGGCCTGGCGTGCTGTCCGACACCGAAATGATCGTATTGGTGCTTGGCTCGGGCCTGCCCGGCCACGATGTGTTCGACGTCGCGCGCTCCCTGCTCGACCGGTTCGGCTCGCTACAGGCCATGCTCGACGCGACCTATTCGGACCTCGACGGCCTGCGCGGCATCGGCCCGGCAAAGAAGGCGCAATTGCTCGCCATCATGGAAATGGCGCGGCGCTCGCTGGTCGATAAACTGCATGACCGTTCGCTGATGAATTCGCCCGAAGCCGTGCAGGACTATCTGCGCATAGGCGGCAGGACGCAAGAGGTCTTCGTGTCGCTGTTTCTCGACGCCCGCCACCGGTTGATCCGCTGTGAAGAAAGTGCACGCGGCACGCTGACGCGCATGGCCGTTTATCCGCGCGAGATCGTGCGGCGAGCGCTGAGTCTCAATGCCGCGAGCCTGATCGTCGCGCATAATCACCCTTCCGGCGCCGTCCGGCCGAGCGCGAGCGACTGCCGACTGACGCATACGCTGCGCGAAGCCCTTGCATTGATCGACGTTCGACTCATCGATCATCTGGTGATCGGGGCCGACAACACCTACTCGTTTGCCCGTGCCGGCTGGCCGTAA
- a CDS encoding peptidylprolyl isomerase, translating to MSIIDISEVKPGSHVTLHYRLSLADGAEVINTFTDRPATLLLGAGQLAPPLEDILLGLKVGHHSTFQLTPDQAFGPRNPELIQRVSLATLRENSMIGEDFSPGDLVEFNAPGGGRYAGVLKEVGETSALFDFNHPLAGQALAFEVKIIGIL from the coding sequence ATGAGCATCATCGACATTTCCGAAGTGAAGCCCGGTTCACATGTGACGCTTCACTACCGGCTTTCCCTTGCCGATGGCGCCGAAGTCATCAATACGTTTACCGACAGACCGGCCACGCTGCTGCTCGGTGCGGGCCAACTCGCGCCGCCGCTGGAAGACATTCTGCTGGGTTTGAAGGTGGGTCACCATTCGACCTTTCAGCTAACGCCGGATCAGGCGTTCGGTCCGCGCAATCCGGAGCTGATCCAGCGGGTCTCGCTGGCCACGCTGCGCGAAAACAGCATGATCGGCGAGGATTTTTCGCCGGGTGACCTGGTCGAATTCAACGCGCCGGGCGGCGGCCGCTATGCCGGTGTCCTGAAAGAAGTGGGCGAAACGTCGGCGTTGTTCGATTTCAACCATCCGCTTGCCGGCCAGGCGCTGGCGTTTGAAGTGAAAATCATCGGGATTCTGTAA
- the ispH gene encoding 4-hydroxy-3-methylbut-2-enyl diphosphate reductase codes for MSITDTTLAEAEILLAQPRGFCAGVDRAIEIVERAIKLHGSPIYVRHEIVHNAYVVEDLRKKGAIFIEQLEEVPAGNTVIFSAHGVSKAVRSEAESRGLRVYDATCPLVTKVHIEVAKMRQDGFDIVMIGHKGHPEVEGTMGQAGEGMHLVEDIEDVQALQLADPERIAFVTQTTLSVDDAAEIIAALKAKYPAIREPKKQDICYATQNRQDAVKFMTPQCDVVIVVGSPNSSNSNRLRELAEKLGVPSYMVDSPDQIDPVWVEGKRRIGVTAGASAPEVLAQAVIARLRELGVRNVRALEGIEENIAFPLPRGLGLPA; via the coding sequence ATGAGCATCACGGATACGACTCTTGCCGAAGCCGAGATCCTGCTGGCGCAGCCGCGCGGGTTCTGTGCCGGCGTCGATCGGGCCATTGAAATCGTCGAGCGGGCCATCAAGCTGCACGGCTCGCCGATCTACGTGCGCCACGAAATCGTCCATAACGCCTACGTCGTCGAAGATTTGCGCAAGAAGGGCGCGATCTTCATCGAACAGCTGGAAGAAGTGCCGGCCGGCAATACGGTCATTTTCAGCGCGCATGGCGTGTCGAAAGCGGTGCGCTCGGAAGCCGAGTCGCGCGGCCTGCGGGTGTACGACGCCACCTGTCCGCTCGTGACCAAGGTGCATATCGAAGTCGCGAAAATGCGCCAGGACGGCTTTGACATCGTGATGATCGGCCACAAGGGCCACCCGGAGGTCGAGGGCACGATGGGGCAGGCGGGCGAAGGCATGCATCTGGTGGAAGACATCGAAGACGTGCAAGCCTTGCAGTTGGCCGATCCCGAGCGGATCGCGTTCGTTACGCAAACCACGTTGTCGGTCGACGACGCAGCCGAGATCATCGCAGCCCTGAAGGCGAAGTATCCGGCGATCCGCGAGCCCAAGAAGCAGGACATCTGCTACGCCACGCAAAACCGTCAGGACGCCGTCAAGTTCATGACGCCGCAATGCGACGTGGTGATCGTGGTCGGCAGCCCGAATAGTTCGAACTCGAACCGGCTGCGCGAGCTGGCCGAAAAGCTCGGCGTGCCTTCCTATATGGTGGACTCGCCAGACCAGATCGATCCGGTCTGGGTCGAAGGCAAGCGCCGGATCGGCGTGACGGCAGGCGCCTCGGCGCCGGAAGTGCTGGCGCAAGCGGTGATTGCCCGTTTGCGTGAGCTCGGCGTGCGCAATGTGCGCGCGCTCGAAGGCATCGAGGAAAACATCGCGTTTCCGTTGCCGCGTGGGCTCGGTCTGCCTGCCTGA
- a CDS encoding branched-chain amino acid ABC transporter substrate-binding protein — translation MRVKFAYAVSVVTAVAMLTACGKKQDSEAGASASAATAAAAPASEAIVVKIGHAAPLTGGIAHLGKDNENGARLAVEEINTQGLTIDGHKIQLELDAEDDAADPKTGTAVAEKFVDDHVVAVVGHLNSGVSIPASKIYSDAGIVQISPSSTNPGYTQQGFKTTYRVVATDAEQGPALANYATKVLGAKRIAIVDDSTVYGKGLADEFAKTVQASGAKIVAREATNDRATEFQAVLRKIKRVQPDVIMFGGMDATGGPFTKQAAALGIRAKILGGDGVCTDKVGELAGTAVQNLVCSEAGLALSKMDKGADFEKKYVDRFHTPVQIYAPFTYDAVYVIVDAMKRANSIEAPKVLAAMPSTDYNGVIGHIAFDDKGDLKEGAITLYDFKDGKKAVLDVVKM, via the coding sequence ATGCGAGTCAAGTTTGCTTACGCCGTGTCCGTCGTGACCGCGGTTGCGATGTTGACCGCGTGCGGTAAAAAACAGGATAGCGAGGCGGGAGCAAGTGCATCGGCTGCCACGGCGGCAGCGGCACCGGCGAGCGAGGCGATTGTCGTGAAAATCGGTCATGCGGCCCCATTGACGGGCGGCATTGCACATCTCGGTAAAGACAATGAAAACGGCGCGCGTCTGGCGGTCGAGGAAATCAATACACAGGGCTTGACCATCGACGGCCACAAGATCCAGCTGGAACTCGACGCCGAGGACGATGCCGCGGATCCGAAAACGGGCACAGCGGTCGCCGAAAAATTCGTCGACGATCATGTCGTTGCCGTGGTCGGGCACCTGAATTCAGGCGTCTCGATTCCGGCCTCGAAGATCTATAGCGATGCCGGGATCGTGCAGATCTCGCCGTCCTCGACGAACCCGGGGTATACGCAGCAAGGTTTCAAGACAACTTATCGGGTGGTCGCGACCGATGCCGAGCAGGGGCCGGCGCTTGCCAACTACGCGACGAAAGTACTCGGCGCGAAACGCATCGCGATCGTTGACGACTCGACGGTCTACGGCAAGGGCCTGGCCGACGAGTTCGCGAAGACGGTACAGGCGAGCGGGGCGAAGATCGTCGCGCGCGAAGCCACTAATGACAGGGCTACGGAGTTTCAGGCCGTCCTTAGAAAGATCAAGCGTGTTCAGCCGGACGTGATCATGTTCGGCGGCATGGACGCAACGGGCGGGCCGTTCACCAAACAGGCGGCGGCGCTCGGTATCAGGGCAAAAATCCTTGGCGGCGACGGCGTGTGTACCGACAAGGTGGGTGAGCTGGCGGGAACCGCCGTGCAAAACCTGGTCTGTTCGGAGGCGGGACTCGCGCTTTCGAAAATGGACAAGGGAGCGGACTTCGAGAAGAAGTACGTGGACCGCTTCCACACGCCGGTGCAGATTTACGCGCCGTTCACGTATGACGCTGTATACGTGATTGTCGATGCAATGAAGCGCGCTAATTCGATCGAGGCGCCCAAGGTGCTGGCTGCGATGCCGTCCACCGATTACAACGGGGTAATCGGTCACATCGCGTTCGACGACAAGGGTGATTTGAAAGAGGGCGCCATTACGCTTTACGACTTCAAGGACGGCAAGAAAGCGGTTCTCGACGTCGTAAAGATGTGA
- a CDS encoding branched-chain amino acid ABC transporter permease, giving the protein MDIFIQQVLNGLVLGSVYAIIALGYTMVYGILGIINFAHGDVLMVGAMVALSAIGVLQNHFPGLGNVPTLIIALIIAAVVCSLVGYTIERVAYRPLRKAPRLAPLITAIGVSILLQTLAMMIWSRNPLPFPQLLPTDPINVIKATDTTPGAVISMTEIVIIVVAFLVMGGLLLLVHKTKLGRAMRAIAENPGVASLMGVNPNFVISATFMIGSALAALAGVMIASEYGNAHFYMGFIPGLKAFTAAVLGGIGNLGGAMVGGVLLGLIEQLGAGYIGNLTGGVFGSNYQDVFAFIVLIIVLVFRPSGLLGERVADRA; this is encoded by the coding sequence ATGGATATCTTCATCCAGCAGGTCCTCAACGGGCTGGTGCTTGGCAGCGTTTACGCCATCATCGCACTGGGCTATACGATGGTTTACGGCATCTTGGGCATCATCAACTTCGCGCACGGCGATGTGTTGATGGTGGGCGCGATGGTCGCGCTCTCAGCCATAGGCGTGCTTCAGAACCACTTCCCCGGCCTCGGCAATGTGCCGACGCTCATCATCGCGTTGATCATCGCGGCAGTGGTTTGCTCGCTGGTCGGCTACACGATCGAGCGCGTGGCCTACCGGCCGTTGCGTAAGGCGCCGCGTCTCGCCCCGCTGATCACCGCGATCGGCGTGTCGATCCTGCTGCAAACCCTCGCGATGATGATCTGGTCGCGCAACCCGCTGCCGTTCCCGCAGCTCTTGCCCACCGACCCGATCAACGTGATCAAGGCCACCGACACGACGCCTGGCGCCGTGATCTCGATGACCGAAATCGTGATCATCGTGGTGGCGTTCCTCGTGATGGGCGGTCTGCTGCTGCTGGTTCACAAGACCAAGCTCGGCCGCGCGATGCGAGCGATCGCTGAGAACCCGGGCGTTGCCAGCCTGATGGGCGTGAATCCGAACTTCGTGATTTCGGCGACCTTCATGATCGGCTCGGCGCTGGCCGCGCTCGCCGGTGTGATGATCGCGTCCGAATACGGTAACGCACACTTCTATATGGGCTTCATCCCAGGTCTGAAGGCCTTTACCGCGGCGGTGCTGGGCGGGATCGGCAATCTCGGCGGGGCGATGGTGGGCGGCGTGCTGCTCGGCCTGATCGAACAGTTGGGGGCCGGCTATATCGGCAACCTCACGGGCGGTGTATTCGGCAGTAACTACCAGGACGTGTTCGCATTCATCGTGCTGATCATCGTGCTGGTGTTCCGTCCGTCGGGCCTGCTGGGCGAACGTGTTGCGGATCGAGCATAA
- a CDS encoding ABC transporter permease subunit, producing MTSIQPIEPSTTLIPEKNLTKTLTVGIITAIFVIAAPMIIGAAGGNYWVRVLDFAMLYVMLALGLNVVVGFAGLLDLGYIAFYAIGAYVAALLSSPHLTSQFEWIAHLFPNGLHTPIWIIVPIAMGLAATFGILLGAPTLRLRGDYLAIVTLGFGEIVRIFMNNLDRPVNITNGPKGITGIDPVQVGGFSLAQTHTFLGFSFPSVYMYYYLFVLCSLLVIWTCTRLQHSRIGRAWAAIREDEIAAKAMGINTRNVKLLAFAMGASFGGLSGAMFAGFQGFVSPESFTFWESVVVLACVVLGGMGHIPGVILGAVLLSVFPEFLRSTMGPLQNAIFGHEIVDTEVIRQLLYGLAMVVIMLYRSEGLWPSPKHEDKIAKLAKRAGKKPVRA from the coding sequence ATGACCTCAATTCAACCGATCGAGCCGTCCACGACGCTCATCCCTGAAAAGAACCTGACGAAGACGCTGACCGTCGGCATCATCACCGCGATCTTCGTGATCGCGGCACCGATGATCATCGGCGCGGCAGGCGGCAACTACTGGGTCCGCGTGCTCGACTTCGCGATGCTTTACGTGATGCTGGCGTTGGGTCTCAACGTGGTGGTCGGCTTCGCCGGTCTGCTGGACTTGGGCTACATCGCGTTCTACGCCATCGGCGCGTACGTTGCAGCACTGCTGAGTTCGCCGCACCTGACTTCGCAGTTCGAGTGGATCGCGCACCTGTTTCCGAACGGCCTGCATACGCCGATCTGGATCATCGTGCCGATCGCCATGGGGCTCGCTGCGACGTTCGGGATTCTGCTCGGCGCGCCGACCCTGCGTCTGCGTGGCGACTATCTCGCGATCGTGACCCTGGGCTTCGGGGAAATCGTGCGGATCTTCATGAACAACCTCGACCGTCCGGTGAACATCACCAACGGCCCGAAGGGGATCACGGGGATCGACCCGGTGCAGGTGGGCGGCTTCAGTCTGGCGCAGACACACACGTTCCTCGGGTTCTCGTTCCCGTCGGTGTACATGTATTACTACCTGTTCGTGCTGTGCTCGCTGCTGGTGATCTGGACGTGTACGCGCTTGCAGCACTCCCGTATCGGCCGTGCATGGGCCGCGATCCGCGAGGACGAAATCGCCGCCAAGGCCATGGGCATCAACACGCGTAACGTGAAGTTGCTGGCCTTCGCAATGGGCGCGTCGTTCGGCGGTCTGTCGGGCGCGATGTTCGCCGGCTTCCAGGGCTTCGTGTCGCCGGAATCGTTCACCTTCTGGGAATCGGTCGTGGTGCTGGCCTGCGTGGTGCTGGGCGGCATGGGCCACATCCCCGGCGTGATTCTCGGGGCGGTGCTGCTCTCCGTGTTCCCCGAATTCCTGCGCTCGACGATGGGTCCGCTGCAGAACGCGATCTTCGGCCATGAAATCGTCGATACGGAAGTGATCCGTCAGCTGCTGTACGGCCTCGCGATGGTCGTGATCATGCTGTACCGCTCGGAAGGCTTGTGGCCGTCGCCGAAGCACGAAGACAAGATTGCGAAACTGGCGAAGCGCGCCGGCAAGAAGCCGGTGCGCGCCTGA
- a CDS encoding ABC transporter ATP-binding protein has protein sequence MSDNVNNSVGSDQIRLSVKGVNKRFGGLQALSDVGLQIKSGQIYGLIGPNGAGKTTFFNVITGLYTPDSGEFKLDNVEYTPTAVYQVAKAGIARTFQNIRLFGGMTALENVMVGRHVRTKHGLIGAVFQTPAERREEREIKERAIELLEYVGIAQYADYTSRNLSYGHQRRLEIARALATDPKLLALDEPAAGMNATEKVELTKLLDKIRSDGKTILLIEHDVKLVMGLCNQMTVLDYGKVIAQGLPSDVQKDPKVIEAYLGAGVH, from the coding sequence ATGAGCGATAACGTAAACAACAGCGTGGGCAGCGATCAGATCCGCCTGTCGGTGAAAGGCGTCAACAAGCGCTTCGGCGGCCTGCAGGCACTGTCCGACGTCGGTCTGCAGATCAAGTCGGGCCAGATTTACGGCCTGATCGGTCCGAACGGCGCCGGCAAGACGACCTTCTTCAATGTGATCACGGGTCTGTACACACCCGATTCGGGCGAGTTCAAGCTCGACAACGTGGAATACACGCCGACCGCTGTCTACCAGGTGGCGAAGGCGGGTATTGCGCGTACGTTCCAGAACATCCGTTTGTTCGGCGGCATGACCGCGCTGGAAAACGTGATGGTCGGCCGTCACGTGCGCACGAAGCACGGCCTGATCGGCGCGGTGTTTCAGACGCCGGCTGAGCGCCGCGAAGAGCGCGAGATCAAGGAACGCGCAATCGAGTTGCTGGAATACGTCGGCATCGCGCAGTACGCGGACTACACGTCGCGCAATCTGTCGTACGGGCACCAGCGTCGCCTGGAAATCGCCCGCGCGCTGGCAACGGATCCGAAGCTGCTCGCACTCGATGAACCGGCGGCCGGCATGAACGCAACGGAAAAGGTCGAACTGACCAAGCTGCTCGACAAAATCCGCAGCGACGGCAAGACGATTCTGCTGATCGAGCACGACGTGAAACTGGTGATGGGTCTGTGCAACCAGATGACGGTGCTCGACTACGGCAAGGTGATTGCGCAAGGTCTGCCGTCGGACGTGCAGAAGGATCCGAAGGTGATCGAAGCTTATCTGGGTGCGGGGGTCCACTAA
- a CDS encoding ABC transporter ATP-binding protein — protein sequence MATAMLKIKGLQVNYGGIQAVKGIDLEVAQGELVTLIGANGAGKTTTMKAITGLKPYSAGDIEYMGQSIKGIPAHELLKRGLAMVPEGRGIFSRMSIVENMQMGAYLRSDTDAIKADVDRMFGFFPRLKERATQYAGTLSGGEQQMLAMARAIISKPKLLLLDEPSMGLSPIMVEKIFEVVRAISAEGMTVLLVEQNARLALQAANRGYVMDSGLVTMSGDAKQMLDDPKVRAAYLGE from the coding sequence ATGGCTACGGCAATGTTGAAAATCAAGGGCCTGCAGGTCAATTACGGCGGCATCCAGGCAGTCAAGGGTATCGACCTCGAAGTTGCGCAGGGCGAACTGGTCACGTTGATCGGCGCGAACGGCGCGGGCAAGACCACGACGATGAAGGCGATCACGGGTCTGAAGCCGTACTCGGCAGGCGACATCGAGTACATGGGTCAGTCGATCAAGGGCATCCCGGCGCACGAACTGCTCAAGCGGGGTCTCGCGATGGTGCCGGAAGGCCGCGGCATCTTCTCGCGCATGTCGATCGTCGAAAATATGCAGATGGGTGCTTATCTGCGTAGCGACACGGACGCCATCAAGGCGGACGTCGATCGCATGTTCGGCTTCTTCCCGCGCCTGAAGGAACGCGCTACGCAATACGCGGGCACGCTCTCGGGCGGCGAACAACAGATGCTGGCGATGGCACGCGCGATCATCAGCAAGCCTAAGCTGTTGTTGCTCGATGAACCGTCGATGGGCCTGTCGCCGATCATGGTGGAGAAGATCTTCGAAGTGGTGCGCGCGATCTCGGCCGAAGGCATGACCGTGCTGCTAGTGGAGCAGAACGCGCGTCTCGCCTTGCAGGCGGCGAACCGCGGCTACGTGATGGACTCGGGTCTGGTGACGATGTCCGGCGACGCGAAGCAGATGCTGGATGATCCGAAGGTTCGGGCGGCGTATTTGGGTGAATAA
- a CDS encoding GNAT family acetyltransferase yields the protein MTTTATLSIRRFDVSDTDAVVALWQQAFPEYRDVTRPQRNPHLSIANKLATQPELFFVAVFGERIVGTVMGGYDGHRGWLYSLAVDETLRRHGIGTRLVAHVENALTERGCPKLNLQVLSAKADVRAFYEALGYRADAVISLGKRLGELAETPAA from the coding sequence ATGACGACGACCGCAACGCTATCGATCCGCCGCTTCGACGTGAGCGACACCGATGCCGTGGTCGCGCTGTGGCAGCAAGCGTTCCCCGAGTACCGGGACGTGACGCGGCCGCAGCGCAATCCGCATCTGTCGATCGCCAACAAGCTGGCGACGCAACCGGAGCTGTTCTTTGTCGCGGTGTTCGGCGAGCGTATCGTCGGCACGGTGATGGGCGGCTATGACGGGCACCGAGGCTGGCTGTATTCGCTGGCAGTGGATGAGACGCTACGTCGTCACGGTATCGGCACGCGTCTGGTCGCGCATGTCGAAAACGCGTTGACCGAGCGTGGATGTCCGAAGCTGAATTTGCAGGTGTTGTCCGCGAAGGCCGACGTGCGCGCGTTCTATGAGGCGCTCGGTTATCGCGCGGATGCTGTAATCAGTCTTGGCAAACGCCTTGGCGAACTGGCAGAGACGCCGGCTGCTTAG
- a CDS encoding acetylornithine transaminase, producing the protein MNFNEYPIESLMYITNRPEIVFTHGKGSWLYDNNGKRYLDFIQGWAVNSLGHCNDGMIEALNKQSQLLLNPSPAFYNGPMAKLAGLLTQHSCFDKVFFANSGAEANEGAIKLARKWGKKFKDGAFEIITFDHSFHGRTLATMSASGKPGWDTIYAPQVPGFPKADLNDIASVEKLINAKTVAVMLEPIQGEGGVIPATREFMQQLRALTKQHNLLLIVDEVQSGCGRAGTLFAYELSGIEPDIMTLGKGIGGGVPLAALLAKADIAVFEAGDQGGTYNGNPLMTAVGYSVISQLTAPGFLEGVRARGEYLRAKLLELSEERGFEGERGEGLLRALLLGKDIGNQIVEKARVMQPDGLLLNAARPNLLRFMPALNVTNEEIDQMMAMLRSILDTL; encoded by the coding sequence ATGAATTTCAATGAGTACCCGATCGAGTCGCTGATGTACATCACGAACCGGCCCGAAATCGTTTTCACGCACGGCAAGGGCTCGTGGCTCTACGACAATAACGGCAAGCGATATCTGGACTTCATCCAGGGCTGGGCGGTCAACAGCCTCGGTCATTGCAACGACGGCATGATCGAAGCGCTGAACAAGCAGTCGCAATTGCTGCTCAATCCGTCGCCGGCTTTCTACAATGGTCCGATGGCGAAACTCGCGGGCCTGCTCACGCAGCACAGCTGTTTCGACAAGGTGTTCTTCGCGAACAGCGGCGCCGAAGCGAACGAAGGCGCAATCAAGCTCGCGCGCAAGTGGGGCAAGAAGTTCAAGGATGGCGCGTTCGAAATCATCACGTTCGACCACAGCTTCCACGGCCGCACGCTCGCGACCATGTCCGCAAGCGGCAAACCGGGGTGGGACACGATCTACGCGCCGCAAGTGCCGGGCTTCCCGAAGGCGGACCTGAACGACATCGCGTCGGTTGAAAAGCTGATCAACGCAAAAACGGTCGCGGTGATGCTCGAGCCGATTCAGGGCGAAGGCGGCGTGATTCCCGCCACGCGCGAATTCATGCAGCAACTGCGCGCGCTGACCAAACAACACAACCTGCTCCTGATCGTCGACGAAGTGCAAAGCGGTTGTGGCCGCGCCGGCACCCTGTTCGCCTACGAACTGTCGGGCATCGAGCCGGACATCATGACGCTCGGCAAAGGCATCGGCGGCGGTGTGCCGCTCGCGGCGTTGCTCGCGAAAGCCGACATCGCCGTGTTCGAGGCGGGCGACCAGGGCGGCACGTACAACGGCAATCCGCTGATGACCGCGGTCGGCTACTCGGTGATCTCGCAGCTGACCGCGCCGGGTTTCCTCGAAGGCGTGCGTGCGCGCGGCGAATATCTGCGCGCGAAGCTGCTCGAACTGTCGGAAGAACGCGGTTTCGAAGGCGAACGCGGTGAAGGTCTGCTGCGCGCGCTGTTGCTCGGAAAGGACATCGGCAATCAGATCGTCGAGAAGGCTCGCGTGATGCAGCCCGACGGCCTGCTGCTGAACGCGGCGCGTCCGAACCTGCTGCGTTTCATGCCGGCGCTGAACGTCACGAATGAAGAAATCGACCAGATGATGGCGATGCTGCGTTCAATTCTCGACACGCTGTAA
- a CDS encoding CDP-6-deoxy-delta-3,4-glucoseen reductase — protein MAFNVTLRQSGRQFQVEQDEPVLIAALRQGIGLPYGCKNGACGSCKGTVVSGQIEQRQHSSSALSNDEKTRGMALFCCATACSDLEVDIREVAGVGDVQVKKLPCRVNAIERKADDVVVLKLQLPANERLQYLAGQYLEFILKDGKRRSYSMANAPHAEGPIELHIRHMPGGAFTDHVFNTIKERDILRFEAPLGTFFLREDSDKPIVLLASGTGFAPLKAIVEHAVFKNLNRPMTLYWGARRKKDLYLLELAEQWAREIPNFKFVPVLSEPDASDAWTGRVGFVHRAVIEDLPDLSPYQVYACGAPVMVESAQRDFTQHHELPEDEFYADSFTSAADLANAV, from the coding sequence ATGGCATTTAACGTCACGCTCCGGCAAAGCGGCCGGCAATTTCAGGTAGAACAGGACGAACCGGTCCTGATCGCGGCCTTGCGCCAAGGCATCGGCCTGCCGTACGGCTGCAAGAACGGCGCCTGCGGCTCATGCAAAGGCACCGTGGTCAGCGGTCAGATCGAACAGCGCCAGCATTCGTCGTCGGCCTTGTCGAACGACGAAAAGACGCGCGGCATGGCCCTCTTCTGCTGCGCGACGGCGTGCTCCGATCTCGAAGTGGACATTCGCGAAGTGGCCGGCGTGGGCGACGTGCAGGTCAAGAAACTGCCGTGCCGCGTGAACGCCATCGAGCGCAAAGCCGACGACGTCGTCGTGCTGAAGCTGCAGCTGCCGGCCAACGAGCGTCTGCAATATCTGGCCGGCCAGTACCTCGAATTCATTCTGAAGGACGGCAAGCGCCGCAGCTATTCGATGGCGAATGCGCCGCACGCGGAAGGCCCGATCGAATTGCACATCCGTCACATGCCCGGTGGCGCGTTCACCGACCACGTCTTCAATACGATAAAGGAGCGCGACATCCTGCGCTTCGAAGCCCCGCTCGGCACCTTCTTCCTGCGCGAAGATTCGGACAAGCCGATCGTGCTGTTGGCCTCGGGCACGGGCTTCGCGCCGCTGAAGGCGATCGTCGAACATGCGGTGTTCAAGAACCTGAACCGGCCGATGACGCTTTACTGGGGCGCGCGCCGCAAGAAAGACTTGTACTTGCTCGAACTCGCCGAACAATGGGCTCGCGAGATCCCGAACTTCAAGTTCGTGCCGGTGCTGTCGGAACCGGACGCGAGCGACGCATGGACCGGCCGTGTCGGCTTCGTGCATCGAGCGGTGATCGAGGACCTGCCGGACCTGTCGCCGTATCAGGTGTACGCGTGCGGCGCACCTGTGATGGTCGAGTCGGCACAGCGCGATTTCACCCAGCATCACGAGCTGCCGGAAGACGAGTTCTACGCGGATTCCTTCACGAGCGCGGCGGATCTGGCGAACGCGGTTTGA